The Paracoccus sp. MC1862 genome includes a window with the following:
- a CDS encoding sodium:proton antiporter: protein MIPLLQPDPYILILTGAGFLIALVAWLPLALRRLPLSLPVVCIGLGAALFSLPGARLEPSPLAYPEITERFSEFVVIIALMGAGLKLDRVFGLHRWQVTWRLILVTLPLSIGAITLLAGTWLGFAWPLALLLGAALAPTDPVLAADVQVGPPRTGEEDEVRFGLTSEAGINDGAAFPFVHLAIALALAGTTGEPWALKWLSYNVLWEIGAGVAGGYLIGRAFGWLTFRIPAETKLAQTGDGLIALSATFVSYGLTEIIHSYGFLSVFVTALTFRAAHRGHDFHREMHDVTEQVERLAMMVLLLLFGGAVAKGLLAGLAWQDLAAALVILLVIRPVTGLIGLAGLRASWSEKLTIAFFGIRGVGSIYYLAYGLNHMEVAGPERLWAIAGLVILISILMHGLTVTPIMRLIDRKHGRDPDADAIPPPGLQGPGGG, encoded by the coding sequence ATGATCCCGCTGCTTCAACCCGACCCGTATATCCTTATCCTGACCGGCGCGGGCTTCCTGATTGCGCTGGTGGCGTGGCTGCCGCTGGCGCTGCGGCGGCTGCCCCTGTCACTGCCCGTCGTCTGCATCGGCCTGGGGGCGGCGCTCTTCTCGCTCCCGGGGGCCAGGCTGGAACCCTCGCCGCTGGCCTATCCCGAGATCACCGAACGGTTCAGCGAGTTCGTCGTCATCATCGCGCTGATGGGGGCCGGGCTGAAGCTCGACCGGGTCTTCGGGCTGCACCGCTGGCAGGTGACCTGGCGGCTGATCCTCGTCACCCTTCCCCTCAGCATTGGTGCCATCACCCTGCTGGCCGGAACGTGGTTGGGGTTTGCGTGGCCGCTCGCGCTGCTCCTGGGCGCGGCGTTGGCACCGACCGATCCGGTCCTCGCCGCCGACGTGCAGGTCGGCCCGCCCAGGACGGGCGAGGAGGACGAGGTCCGCTTCGGCCTGACCTCGGAGGCGGGCATCAACGATGGCGCCGCCTTCCCCTTTGTCCATCTGGCCATCGCCCTGGCCCTCGCGGGCACGACGGGAGAGCCTTGGGCGCTGAAGTGGCTAAGCTACAACGTCCTCTGGGAGATCGGCGCCGGCGTCGCGGGCGGCTACCTCATCGGCCGCGCCTTCGGCTGGCTCACCTTCCGGATCCCGGCCGAGACGAAGCTCGCGCAGACCGGCGACGGGCTGATCGCGCTCTCCGCCACCTTCGTGTCCTACGGGCTGACCGAGATCATCCACTCCTATGGTTTCCTGTCGGTCTTCGTCACCGCCCTGACCTTCCGCGCGGCCCACCGCGGCCACGACTTCCACCGCGAGATGCATGACGTCACCGAACAGGTCGAGCGCCTGGCGATGATGGTGCTTCTGCTGCTGTTCGGGGGCGCCGTGGCCAAGGGTCTGCTGGCGGGGCTGGCTTGGCAGGACCTCGCCGCGGCGCTGGTCATCCTTCTGGTCATCCGCCCCGTAACGGGGCTGATCGGCTTGGCTGGGCTCAGGGCGTCCTGGAGCGAGAAGCTGACCATTGCCTTCTTCGGCATCCGCGGCGTGGGCTCGATCTACTATCTGGCCTACGGGCTGAACCACATGGAGGTCGCGGGGCCCGAGCGCCTCTGGGCCATCGCAGGGCTGGTGATCCTGATCTCGATCCTCATGCACGGGCTGACAGTCACGCCCATCATGCGCCTGATCGACCGAAAGCACGGCCGCGACCCCGATGCAGATGCCATCCCGCCGCCCGGGCTGCAGGGACCGGGCGGCGGGTGA
- a CDS encoding MgtC/SapB family protein, whose product MPDYLTQFLSADIGLPLLASLITGVLIGIDREVQGKPAGLRTHALVCLAATLLTLAAAQQELWTLKLVPGTQIVSDPTRMAHGILTGIGFLGAGVIFREGPSVHGLTTAASLWISAALGIVYGVGMFGLALIGTAATLLVLVGLRILYAVLPRSSGLRLTVAVRDEEGLDVAGLRRLLQTHGLPDQPLSQSYDAQARSTTFTARTWGASLADRDRLAEALRAHPAVLGFTLMLAEDAGAPEVGS is encoded by the coding sequence TTGCCCGACTATCTCACTCAGTTCCTGTCCGCCGATATCGGCCTGCCGCTGCTGGCCAGCCTGATCACCGGGGTGCTGATCGGCATTGACCGCGAGGTGCAGGGCAAGCCCGCCGGGCTGCGGACGCATGCCCTGGTGTGTCTCGCCGCGACCCTGCTGACGCTCGCCGCGGCGCAGCAGGAGCTGTGGACGCTGAAGCTTGTCCCCGGCACGCAGATCGTGTCGGACCCGACGCGCATGGCGCATGGCATCCTGACCGGGATCGGGTTTCTGGGTGCGGGAGTGATCTTCCGCGAAGGCCCCTCCGTCCACGGGCTGACGACGGCCGCCTCGTTGTGGATCAGTGCCGCGCTCGGGATCGTCTATGGCGTGGGGATGTTCGGGCTCGCCCTGATCGGCACGGCCGCGACGCTGCTGGTGTTGGTCGGGCTGCGGATTCTCTATGCGGTGCTGCCGCGCAGCAGTGGCCTGCGGCTGACAGTGGCCGTCCGTGATGAAGAGGGGCTCGACGTGGCCGGGCTGCGCCGACTGTTGCAGACACATGGCCTGCCTGACCAACCCCTCAGCCAGAGCTACGACGCGCAGGCACGAAGCACCACGTTCACCGCACGGACCTGGGGGGCCAGCCTTGCGGACCGTGACCGGCTGGCCGAGGCGCTGCGCGCTCATCCGGCAGTGCTGGGTTTCACCCTGATGCTGGCCGAAGACGCGGGGGCACCCGAGGTCGGAAGCTGA
- a CDS encoding cold-shock protein: MTTGTVKWFNGTKGFGFIQPDNGGADAFVHISAVERSGMREITEGQKLSYDMERDSKSGKMSACNLQAA; this comes from the coding sequence ATGACCACCGGCACAGTGAAATGGTTCAACGGCACCAAGGGTTTCGGCTTCATTCAGCCTGACAATGGCGGCGCGGACGCATTCGTCCATATCTCCGCTGTCGAGCGCTCCGGAATGCGTGAAATCACCGAAGGCCAGAAGCTCAGCTACGACATGGAACGCGACAGCAAGTCGGGCAAGATGTCGGCCTGCAACCTCCAGGCTGCCTGA
- the rsgA gene encoding ribosome small subunit-dependent GTPase A yields MTHSSYHSRSLAALGWSAFFDDQLDPAETAFARMRIATVHRARMTAESLSGPVRLKLPVHANTADHAVGDWVLVEPETRMLVRRLARKTLLQRRTEGGRFPQLIAANVDTLLIVTSCNDDLNVARLERYLALANEAGTTPVIVLTKADQVADAGPYREQVTGLQRGLDVVTLNARSPDAALVLAPWCGTGQTVALVGSSGVGKSSLLNTLAAKAPEEAQLTGSIREADAKGRHTTTSRSLHAIAGGGWVIDTPGIRTLHVSDISAGLDLLFAEIAELAPLCRFGNCTHSHEPGCAVQAAVAAGTLDRVRVDRWRKLQEENRSNTPVQSGPRGNKTTKAPGRRR; encoded by the coding sequence GTGACCCATTCTTCGTATCACTCTCGGTCCCTGGCGGCGCTCGGATGGTCGGCGTTCTTCGACGATCAGTTGGACCCGGCGGAAACCGCTTTCGCGAGGATGCGCATCGCGACCGTTCATCGGGCCCGCATGACTGCCGAGTCCCTTTCAGGACCCGTGCGGCTGAAGCTGCCCGTCCACGCCAACACGGCGGATCACGCGGTCGGTGACTGGGTCCTGGTGGAGCCGGAAACCCGGATGCTCGTCCGCCGGCTGGCGCGGAAGACCCTGCTGCAACGGCGCACCGAGGGTGGCCGGTTTCCGCAGTTGATCGCGGCAAACGTGGACACGCTTCTCATCGTCACCTCCTGCAACGACGACCTCAATGTTGCGCGGCTCGAGCGCTATCTGGCACTTGCGAACGAGGCCGGCACGACGCCGGTGATCGTTCTGACAAAGGCGGATCAGGTGGCGGATGCCGGACCTTACCGGGAGCAGGTGACGGGCCTGCAACGCGGGCTGGATGTCGTGACGCTGAATGCCAGGTCGCCGGATGCGGCGCTGGTGCTGGCGCCGTGGTGCGGCACCGGTCAGACAGTCGCCCTGGTCGGCTCGTCGGGAGTGGGGAAATCCTCGCTGCTCAACACGCTTGCCGCGAAGGCACCGGAAGAGGCGCAGCTGACCGGCAGCATCCGCGAGGCGGACGCCAAGGGGCGCCACACGACCACGTCGCGCTCGCTCCATGCCATTGCCGGTGGTGGATGGGTGATCGACACGCCCGGCATCCGGACGCTGCATGTCAGTGACATCTCCGCAGGCTTGGACCTGCTGTTTGCCGAGATTGCCGAGCTTGCGCCCCTTTGCCGCTTCGGGAATTGCACCCATTCCCATGAACCGGGATGCGCGGTTCAGGCGGCAGTTGCCGCCGGAACGCTCGATCGGGTGCGGGTCGATCGCTGGCGCAAGCTCCAGGAGGAGAACCGGAGCAACACCCCCGTCCAGTCCGGGCCACGCGGGAACAAGACGACGAAGGCCCCCGGCAGACGACGCTGA
- a CDS encoding AI-2E family transporter, with translation MALATQYEKLLGIGALLVLVLGCFLVISPFLTPIMWAAVLCWSTWPVYRQFERALGGRRGSAAALMTLTASLVIVAPFALLVAALAESVGDLVRVLGRVVEEGPPGPPAWIGDFPIVGESIASYWQGLALDAPAFLAALRRFTGPAADVAMAGGAFIGVGLLELAFSVFIAFFFYLNGRQIAAYVRRSTERIAGHRARRLLKLVGATVQGVIFGLVGTALAQGLLAALGFWIAGIEPALLLGFLTFVLSFLPGGPPFVWAGVAIWLIVQGDFWWGMFVVAWGALLISTIDNVLRPYLLSQSNDLPVVLGFFGFIGGILAFGFIGIFVGPALLAVGYSLFLEWANTPDEQAEP, from the coding sequence ATGGCTCTGGCAACACAATACGAGAAGCTGCTCGGGATCGGGGCACTGCTCGTGCTCGTGCTCGGCTGTTTCCTGGTGATCTCGCCCTTCCTGACGCCGATCATGTGGGCCGCCGTTCTGTGCTGGTCCACCTGGCCCGTCTATCGCCAGTTCGAAAGAGCCCTCGGCGGCAGGCGAGGTTCCGCCGCCGCCCTGATGACCCTCACCGCCTCGCTGGTCATTGTCGCACCCTTCGCCCTTCTGGTGGCGGCACTGGCCGAGAGCGTAGGCGACCTTGTCCGCGTGCTTGGGCGGGTGGTCGAGGAAGGACCGCCCGGGCCGCCGGCCTGGATCGGCGATTTCCCGATCGTTGGCGAGAGCATTGCCAGCTACTGGCAAGGCCTTGCGCTCGATGCGCCCGCCTTTCTTGCCGCGCTGAGACGCTTCACCGGGCCCGCTGCCGACGTTGCGATGGCAGGCGGAGCTTTCATCGGAGTTGGTCTTCTCGAACTCGCCTTCAGCGTCTTCATCGCGTTCTTCTTCTATCTGAACGGCCGTCAGATTGCGGCGTATGTGCGCCGGAGCACCGAGCGGATCGCTGGACACCGGGCGCGGCGCCTGCTGAAACTTGTCGGCGCGACGGTTCAGGGCGTGATCTTCGGTCTGGTCGGAACCGCCCTTGCACAGGGCCTGTTGGCGGCCTTGGGCTTCTGGATCGCCGGCATCGAGCCAGCCCTGCTGCTGGGCTTTCTCACGTTCGTTCTGTCGTTTCTTCCCGGCGGGCCGCCGTTCGTATGGGCCGGGGTCGCAATCTGGCTCATCGTCCAGGGCGACTTCTGGTGGGGCATGTTCGTCGTGGCCTGGGGGGCGCTGCTTATCAGCACCATCGACAACGTGCTGAGACCTTACCTTCTCTCCCAGTCCAACGATCTGCCGGTCGTGCTGGGCTTCTTCGGGTTCATCGGAGGCATCCTGGCCTTCGGATTCATCGGCATCTTCGTCGGTCCCGCGCTTCTGGCCGTGGGCTACAGCCTCTTTCTGGAATGGGCGAACACACCAGACGAGCAGGCTGAACCCTGA
- a CDS encoding MFS transporter produces the protein MVAARRWPVISALGIVQILAWGSSYYLMAVLAQPIVNDTGWPLPWVVGALSLGLACGGLASPLVGRWIARLGGRPVLAAGCTLLTAGLLICAAAPGLSAFYLGWCVIGLGMSAGLYDPAFATLGRLYREQARSAITALTLWGGFASTVSWPLSTWLLEQFDWRGTVAIWAALHALVSLPLILCLVPREPRVPSEVHPEGRDELRLGGAERWAFLVMAAILVLSGLAVTMISVHLLTFLQAQGLSLADAVAIGALLGPAQVVARVVEMAGRGRHHPIWSLLFACGSVAAGLILLALDLQLPAVAMILYGAGNGVFSIARGAMPLALFGPERYPALMGRLARPALLAQAAAPVLGGALVGMLGPGAALAIIAAFGVVNFALAISLSRVCSAGFRGARS, from the coding sequence ATGGTCGCGGCCCGTCGCTGGCCGGTCATATCCGCCCTCGGCATCGTCCAGATCCTGGCCTGGGGCAGCAGCTATTATCTGATGGCGGTGCTGGCCCAGCCGATCGTCAACGACACGGGCTGGCCGCTGCCTTGGGTGGTGGGGGCACTCTCGCTTGGGCTTGCTTGTGGGGGACTGGCCTCGCCCCTTGTCGGGCGCTGGATCGCCCGGCTTGGCGGGCGCCCGGTGCTGGCGGCGGGATGCACCCTGCTGACGGCAGGTCTCCTGATCTGTGCCGCAGCGCCGGGGCTGTCGGCCTTCTATCTCGGGTGGTGCGTCATCGGACTTGGCATGAGCGCCGGTCTCTACGACCCGGCATTCGCGACGCTCGGACGGCTCTACAGGGAGCAGGCCCGAAGCGCGATCACGGCCCTGACCCTTTGGGGCGGGTTTGCGAGCACGGTGAGCTGGCCCCTTTCGACCTGGTTGCTTGAGCAGTTCGACTGGCGCGGCACAGTGGCCATCTGGGCAGCCCTGCATGCGCTGGTCAGCCTGCCGCTGATCCTGTGCCTGGTGCCCAGGGAACCGCGAGTTCCGAGCGAGGTGCACCCGGAAGGGCGGGATGAACTGCGCCTTGGCGGAGCCGAAAGATGGGCCTTCCTGGTCATGGCGGCGATCCTCGTGCTGTCTGGCCTGGCGGTCACCATGATCTCGGTGCATCTGCTCACGTTCCTGCAGGCACAAGGACTGTCGCTTGCCGATGCCGTGGCGATCGGGGCGCTGCTCGGCCCCGCGCAGGTTGTCGCGCGCGTGGTCGAGATGGCGGGACGAGGCCGTCATCATCCGATCTGGTCGCTGCTTTTTGCCTGCGGCAGCGTTGCAGCCGGTCTCATCCTGCTGGCGCTTGATCTTCAGCTCCCGGCAGTGGCCATGATCCTCTACGGCGCGGGCAATGGCGTTTTCTCGATTGCACGTGGAGCGATGCCTCTGGCCCTGTTTGGCCCAGAGCGCTACCCGGCCCTGATGGGTCGGCTGGCGCGTCCCGCACTTCTGGCCCAGGCCGCGGCACCGGTGCTTGGGGGTGCCCTGGTGGGCATGCTCGGCCCCGGCGCGGCCCTTGCCATCATCGCGGCCTTTGGGGTGGTCAACTTCGCCTTGGCGATCAGCCTGTCGAGAGTATGCTCCGCCGGTTTCAGAGGCGCACGCAGCTAG
- the arsH gene encoding arsenical resistance protein ArsH: MIPDLPNLSPAAVRPPNIPTIPRATHPPRILLLYGSLRERSYSRFATLEAERLLRHFGCETRVFHANGLPLPDDAEASHPKVQELRELCLWSEGQVWTSPERHGAMTGVMKSQIDWIPLSMGAIRPTQGRTLALMQVSGGSQSFNAVNQMRLLGRWMRMITIPNQSSVAKAYDEFDEAGRMRPSSYYDRIVDVMEELVKFTLLTRDLSGVLTDRYSERKETAAKLEARVGLKGAT, translated from the coding sequence ATGATCCCCGACCTGCCGAACCTGTCGCCCGCGGCCGTCCGCCCGCCGAACATCCCGACGATCCCGCGCGCCACCCATCCCCCGCGCATCCTCCTGCTCTACGGCTCGCTGCGGGAACGCTCCTACAGCCGCTTCGCGACACTGGAGGCCGAGCGCCTGCTGCGCCACTTCGGCTGCGAGACACGCGTCTTCCATGCCAATGGCCTGCCGCTGCCCGACGATGCCGAGGCCTCGCACCCGAAGGTGCAGGAGTTGCGCGAGCTGTGCCTGTGGTCCGAGGGCCAGGTGTGGACCAGTCCCGAGCGGCACGGTGCCATGACCGGCGTGATGAAGTCCCAGATCGACTGGATTCCGCTCTCCATGGGCGCGATCCGACCGACCCAGGGCCGCACCCTGGCCCTGATGCAGGTCTCCGGTGGCTCCCAGAGCTTCAACGCCGTGAACCAGATGCGCCTCCTTGGCCGCTGGATGCGGATGATCACGATCCCGAACCAGTCCTCGGTCGCCAAGGCTTATGACGAGTTCGACGAGGCCGGGCGGATGCGGCCCTCGAGCTATTACGACCGCATCGTGGACGTGATGGAAGAACTGGTGAAGTTCACCCTGCTGACCCGGGACCTGTCGGGCGTCCTGACCGACCGCTACAGCGAGCGGAAGGAAACAGCCGCGAAGCTGGAAGCACGGGTGGGCCTGAAGGGCGCAACCTGA
- the arsC gene encoding arsenate reductase (glutaredoxin) (This arsenate reductase requires both glutathione and glutaredoxin to convert arsenate to arsenite, after which the efflux transporter formed by ArsA and ArsB can extrude the arsenite from the cell, providing resistance.) — protein MDVVIYHNPDCGTSRNTLAMIRNAGIEPHVIEYLKTPPARALLVQLITRMGITPRDLLREKGTPYAELGLDDPSLSDEALLDAMMAHPVLINRPIVVSPKGVRLCRPSEAVLDLLPPQQAAFSKEDGEQVADARGNRTRSG, from the coding sequence ATGGATGTCGTCATCTACCACAACCCGGACTGTGGCACATCACGCAACACGCTCGCCATGATCCGCAATGCCGGTATCGAGCCGCATGTCATCGAGTATCTGAAGACGCCACCCGCCCGGGCGCTACTTGTGCAGCTGATCACCCGCATGGGCATCACGCCGCGCGACCTGCTGCGCGAGAAGGGCACGCCTTATGCCGAGCTTGGCCTGGACGATCCTTCCCTGTCAGATGAGGCGCTGCTCGACGCGATGATGGCGCATCCGGTCCTGATCAACCGTCCCATCGTGGTCAGCCCCAAGGGCGTGCGGCTCTGCCGCCCCTCGGAAGCGGTGCTGGATCTTCTCCCGCCGCAACAGGCCGCCTTCAGCAAGGAAGACGGCGAACAGGTTGCGGATGCCCGGGGCAACCGCACCCGCTCTGGCTGA
- a CDS encoding helix-turn-helix transcriptional regulator, whose amino-acid sequence MNEPQALAAFAALSQDTRLRVVRRLVQAGPDGMAAGAIGEALGGASTSRLSFHLSHLEHAGLIQSRREGRFIIYSAVYPALAGLVGFLMKDCCQDHPEICAPAVAALECACNPNMAESA is encoded by the coding sequence ATGAACGAGCCTCAGGCTCTGGCCGCCTTCGCAGCCCTGTCCCAGGACACGCGGCTGCGTGTCGTGCGGCGGTTGGTGCAGGCCGGTCCTGACGGCATGGCGGCCGGAGCGATCGGGGAAGCTCTCGGCGGCGCCAGCACCTCGCGACTGTCGTTCCACCTGAGCCATCTCGAACATGCCGGACTGATCCAGTCCCGGCGCGAGGGGCGCTTCATCATCTACAGTGCTGTCTATCCCGCCCTGGCCGGGCTCGTCGGCTTCCTGATGAAGGATTGCTGCCAGGACCATCCCGAGATCTGCGCCCCTGCCGTCGCCGCGCTGGAGTGCGCCTGCAATCCTAATATGGCGGAAAGCGCCTGA
- a CDS encoding nuclear transport factor 2 family protein, with protein MQGTTTEHVSAEGLKQAIENRDARRLASFYADDAEVRMIDRNNPPSHPRVVRGRAAITTYWEDICSRAVTHAVDFAVTEGDRLAFTQSCAYPDGAKVFCIATVELGDGRIARQTLVQAWDE; from the coding sequence ATGCAGGGCACGACAACCGAGCACGTAAGCGCCGAGGGCCTGAAGCAAGCCATCGAGAACCGCGATGCCCGTCGGCTTGCCAGCTTCTACGCCGATGATGCCGAGGTCCGGATGATCGATCGCAACAACCCGCCAAGCCATCCGCGCGTGGTGCGCGGCCGAGCCGCCATCACGACCTACTGGGAGGACATCTGCTCGCGCGCCGTGACCCATGCAGTGGATTTCGCCGTCACCGAAGGTGACCGGCTGGCCTTCACTCAGTCCTGTGCTTATCCCGACGGCGCCAAGGTCTTCTGTATCGCGACGGTGGAACTCGGAGACGGAAGGATCGCCCGGCAGACGCTCGTGCAGGCCTGGGACGAGTGA
- a CDS encoding alpha/beta fold hydrolase: MKLPQTRYARSGDLRIAYQAVGQGPIDLVFVPGFLSNIDLHWEDPGYAHLLRRLSGFTRLIQFDKRGTGLSDGVDPAHLPDIETRTDDVRAVMDAAGSGRAALLGASEGAPLSLLFAATHPERLRALVLYGGYACFHRWVKDTEVVERFVTQAETSWGQGRTLRNFAPGRAVDPEFQAWWARFERLSCSPTAAIALARMNAAVDLRAILPRIRVPTLILHRRHDARVNPEAASYLARHIPGAALRWLEGRDHPIWTGDTDAVVDAIEEFLTGTTPSTMPERSLAALLALRVTGASRRALLDAELSERTAGLDARLSDEARCFGGSVVASGPEGRLLRFDGPSRALGCAQILNDLARSLGIGLGQGVHVGEVLPGEGAASGTMARIALAMAGQAGPGMVLVSTVAAEVAFGAGQHFAPSGEVRIDGAFLTVERLVPEQHLEPARRVQRCDPDLAHLTQREREVLALVAEGLSNHEIAGRLELSAHTVKRHVANILLKLGLPSRAAAAALLARSERT, from the coding sequence ATGAAGCTCCCCCAGACGCGCTATGCCCGGAGCGGCGACCTGCGGATCGCCTACCAGGCGGTGGGTCAGGGGCCCATCGATCTCGTCTTCGTGCCCGGATTTCTCTCGAACATCGACCTTCACTGGGAGGATCCGGGCTATGCTCATCTGCTGCGCCGCTTGTCGGGATTCACCCGGCTGATCCAGTTCGACAAGCGTGGCACGGGCCTGTCGGACGGGGTTGATCCTGCCCATCTTCCCGACATTGAAACCCGCACGGATGACGTGCGGGCGGTCATGGACGCGGCCGGAAGCGGGCGGGCTGCGCTTCTCGGCGCGTCCGAGGGTGCACCCCTGTCGCTGCTTTTTGCAGCGACCCATCCTGAGCGGTTGCGGGCGCTCGTGCTCTATGGCGGCTATGCCTGCTTCCACCGCTGGGTGAAGGACACCGAGGTGGTCGAGCGCTTCGTGACGCAGGCCGAAACGAGTTGGGGCCAAGGCAGGACGCTGCGGAACTTCGCCCCTGGGCGGGCGGTCGATCCCGAGTTTCAGGCTTGGTGGGCGCGGTTCGAAAGGTTGTCCTGCAGCCCCACCGCGGCGATCGCGCTGGCGCGTATGAACGCAGCCGTCGACCTGCGGGCAATCCTGCCCCGCATCCGGGTGCCAACCCTGATCTTGCACCGCCGTCACGACGCGCGCGTGAACCCCGAGGCGGCATCATACCTGGCACGGCATATCCCCGGTGCGGCGTTGCGCTGGCTGGAGGGGCGCGATCACCCGATCTGGACCGGTGACACGGACGCCGTCGTCGATGCCATCGAAGAGTTCCTGACCGGCACCACGCCATCGACTATGCCCGAGCGGAGCCTTGCGGCTCTCCTCGCCCTACGGGTGACGGGCGCATCCCGGCGGGCGCTTCTGGATGCTGAACTCTCGGAGCGCACTGCCGGATTGGACGCACGCCTTTCAGACGAGGCGCGATGCTTTGGCGGTTCCGTCGTCGCATCAGGGCCCGAGGGACGGCTGCTGCGCTTCGACGGGCCCTCGCGCGCGCTGGGTTGCGCCCAGATCCTGAACGATCTCGCGCGCTCGCTGGGGATCGGACTTGGTCAAGGCGTGCATGTGGGCGAGGTCCTGCCCGGCGAGGGCGCCGCCTCTGGCACCATGGCGCGCATCGCCCTTGCCATGGCCGGGCAGGCGGGCCCCGGCATGGTGCTGGTCTCGACCGTCGCCGCAGAGGTTGCGTTCGGCGCAGGCCAGCATTTCGCCCCGTCGGGAGAGGTTCGGATCGACGGCGCGTTTCTGACGGTCGAACGGCTCGTCCCCGAGCAGCATCTCGAGCCGGCGCGCCGCGTTCAGCGCTGCGACCCCGACCTCGCGCATCTCACCCAACGCGAGCGCGAGGTGCTCGCGCTGGTGGCCGAAGGGCTCAGCAACCACGAGATCGCCGGACGGCTGGAGCTTTCCGCGCACACAGTCAAGCGGCACGTTGCGAACATCCTTCTCAAGCTCGGCCTGCCCTCGCGCGCCGCCGCCGCCGCCCTCCTGGCGCGCAGCGAGCGGACCTGA
- a CDS encoding tyrosine-type recombinase/integrase, with product MSTDLIPAARRPSVAWNTGRIIGQKRPLMPRHVWSIRVRLEMAGNARDLALFNMAIDSKLRGCDLVGLRVRDVFAAGRVRERASMTQSKTGKPVRFEITESTRLSLERWIRDPEMIGLEFLWPSRIHGSPHLSTRQYARIVRGWVSSIGLEPSAYGTHSMRRTKVAQIYKKTGNLRAVQLLLGHTKMDSTVRYLGVDIEDALSLSEGIDL from the coding sequence ATGTCCACCGACCTTATTCCTGCTGCCCGCCGACCGAGCGTCGCCTGGAACACGGGCCGCATCATCGGCCAGAAGCGGCCCCTCATGCCGCGGCACGTCTGGTCCATCAGGGTCCGCCTCGAGATGGCAGGCAACGCACGTGACCTCGCACTGTTCAACATGGCCATCGACAGCAAACTCCGCGGTTGCGACCTCGTAGGCCTCCGCGTCCGCGATGTCTTCGCCGCCGGTCGTGTGAGGGAACGCGCGTCGATGACCCAGAGCAAAACGGGCAAGCCGGTCCGGTTCGAGATCACCGAGTCCACCAGGCTGTCCCTCGAGCGCTGGATCCGCGACCCCGAGATGATCGGCCTCGAGTTCCTTTGGCCGAGCCGGATCCATGGCAGCCCGCACCTCTCGACCCGGCAGTATGCCAGAATCGTAAGGGGCTGGGTCTCGTCGATTGGCTTGGAACCGAGCGCCTACGGCACGCATTCCATGCGACGAACCAAGGTGGCGCAGATCTACAAGAAGACAGGTAACCTCCGCGCAGTCCAGTTGCTGCTGGGACATACGAAGATGGACAGCACGGTCCGCTACCTTGGCGTCGACATCGAGGATGCGCTTTCCCTCTCGGAGGGGATCGACCTGTAA